In the Kribbella sp. NBC_00482 genome, one interval contains:
- a CDS encoding transketolase encodes MTLTVEHTTMPVLGRLPVHSSRAEQIAHIAEAAKQIRIQDLKLVHHAGAGHIGGDFSAIDILATLYGAVLDISPATVNDPERDRFILSKGHVAGALYTTLAAFGFLPVEELATFLKPLSALNGHPNRNKVAGVEANTGPLGHGLPIAVGHALSAKLDVSLRRTYVLVGDGELQEGSNWEAMMAASQYQLDRLTVIVDRNRLQQGATTKETNDLDPLPEKAAAFGFAVVEVNGHDHGELLDVLSAVPFRPGKPTFVIAHTHKGHPISFMSNNVAWHHRVPDAAEYQQALTELARYDRGRP; translated from the coding sequence CCGGTCCACAGCAGTCGCGCCGAGCAGATCGCGCATATCGCCGAGGCCGCCAAGCAGATCCGGATCCAGGACCTCAAGCTGGTCCACCACGCCGGCGCCGGACACATCGGCGGTGACTTCTCCGCGATCGACATCCTGGCCACGCTGTACGGCGCTGTGCTCGACATCTCGCCCGCGACGGTGAACGACCCCGAGCGGGACCGTTTCATCCTGAGCAAGGGGCACGTCGCGGGAGCGCTCTACACGACGCTGGCGGCCTTCGGGTTCCTGCCGGTCGAGGAGCTCGCGACGTTCCTCAAGCCACTGTCCGCGCTGAACGGGCACCCGAACCGGAACAAGGTCGCCGGCGTCGAGGCCAACACCGGTCCGCTCGGGCACGGCCTGCCGATCGCGGTCGGTCATGCCCTGTCGGCGAAGCTCGACGTCTCGTTGCGCCGTACCTATGTGCTGGTCGGTGACGGCGAGCTGCAGGAAGGCTCGAACTGGGAGGCGATGATGGCGGCCTCGCAGTACCAGCTGGACCGGCTGACCGTGATCGTCGACCGGAACCGGCTGCAGCAGGGCGCGACCACCAAGGAGACCAACGACCTCGACCCGTTGCCGGAGAAGGCGGCGGCGTTCGGGTTCGCGGTGGTCGAAGTGAACGGTCACGACCACGGCGAGCTGCTCGACGTACTGTCCGCCGTGCCGTTCCGGCCGGGCAAGCCGACCTTCGTGATCGCGCACACGCACAAGGGCCACCCGATCTCGTTCATGAGCAACAACGTCGCCTGGCACCACCGCGTGCCGGACGCCGCGGAGTACCAGCAGGCGCTGACCGAGTTGGCGCGCTACGACAGGGGGCGCCCATGA
- a CDS encoding transketolase family protein, translating to MTIVRTSIADQPRYDCRDAYVETLAELAEADHRIVGVVNDSVGSSKLNSFRKAFPDRLINVGIAEQDMVGVASGLANGGRIPFVSAASCFLTARALEQIKADVAYSNTNVKLCGMSPGVAYGELGPTHHSVEDIAWLRAIAGMRIIVPADPIETAAALRWAASSEGPVFIRVSRMSVPKVYADDYEFQLGKAITVREGNDVTLISNGTVLWRALAAAERLAEEGISARVLSMPTVKPLDTDAVVAAARETAGIVTAEEAVSGGGLGGAVAETVVQHHPARVSILGFPEFAPTGSAGYLLDRYGLSAEGIADAARKLVTTGK from the coding sequence ATGACCATCGTTCGTACGTCGATCGCGGACCAACCGCGGTACGACTGCCGGGACGCGTACGTCGAGACGCTCGCCGAGCTGGCCGAGGCCGATCACCGGATTGTTGGCGTGGTCAACGACTCGGTCGGGTCGAGCAAGCTGAACAGCTTCCGCAAGGCGTTCCCGGACCGGCTGATCAACGTCGGCATCGCCGAGCAGGACATGGTCGGCGTCGCGTCCGGGCTGGCCAACGGCGGCCGGATCCCGTTCGTGTCGGCGGCGTCCTGCTTCCTCACCGCCCGCGCACTCGAGCAGATCAAGGCCGACGTCGCGTACTCGAACACCAACGTCAAGCTCTGCGGCATGAGCCCCGGTGTCGCGTACGGCGAACTCGGCCCGACGCACCACTCGGTCGAGGACATCGCCTGGCTGCGGGCGATCGCCGGGATGAGGATCATCGTGCCCGCCGACCCGATCGAGACCGCGGCGGCGCTGCGCTGGGCCGCCTCGTCGGAGGGGCCGGTGTTCATCCGGGTCAGCCGGATGAGCGTGCCGAAGGTGTACGCCGACGACTACGAGTTCCAGCTGGGTAAGGCGATCACGGTGCGAGAGGGCAACGACGTGACCCTGATCAGCAACGGGACCGTGCTGTGGCGGGCGCTGGCCGCCGCCGAACGGCTCGCGGAGGAAGGGATCTCGGCCCGGGTGCTGTCGATGCCGACGGTGAAGCCGCTGGACACCGACGCCGTGGTCGCGGCCGCGCGGGAGACGGCCGGCATCGTGACCGCCGAGGAAGCGGTGTCCGGCGGCGGCCTCGGCGGTGCCGTCGCCGAGACCGTCGTACAGCATCATCCGGCGCGGGTGTCGATCCTCGGGTTCCCCGAGTTCGCGCCCACGGGGTCGGCCGGCTACCTGCTGGACCGGTACGGACTGTCCGCCGAGGGCATCGCCGACGCCGCCCGCAAGCTCGTCACGACAGGTAAGTGA